Proteins encoded together in one Epinephelus lanceolatus isolate andai-2023 chromosome 4, ASM4190304v1, whole genome shotgun sequence window:
- the aldh3a2a gene encoding aldehyde dehydrogenase family 3 member A2a isoform X1: protein MQSPSGLTGRIDERMSREQLAVQLARKSFQTGKTKPLEFRVQQLKSLHRFITERRKDIADAVKKDLGKSEHGTELFETLGLEGEINLAIQKLAEWAAPRPVEKNLLTIADEVYVQPEPLGVVLIIGAWNYPWAVTLQPLVGAIAAGNAAVIKPSEVSSHSAKVMDELLPHYLDKDLYPVVTGGVSETQELLKQRFDHIFYTGNSTVGKLVMAAAARHLTPVTLELGGKSPCYIDKNCDIAVACRRITWGKFVNCGQTCIAPDFILCESSIQSQVVEEIKKCIKEFYTDNPETFEDYGRIINQRHFKRIMALTEGSTVAVGGDSDESQCYIAPTVLKDVTGKSKVMKEEIFGPLLPIITVNGVDEAIQFINEREKPLVIYIFSHDNKLIKRMIAETSSGALLANDCLVHFTVSALPFGGVGNSGMGCYHGRHSFDQLSHLRSCLIKQLKMEGVNNIRYPPHTAKKLGWTRFILLKQVNVCRLRRMALLATLTGLAAFVVQVKELKYTTPVKRGIKGFLLISALLCFTRL from the exons ATGCAAAGCCCGTCTGGACTTACAGGAAGAATTGACGAAAG GATGTCCCGAGAACAGCTGGCTGTACAGTTGGCCAGGAAGTCCTTCCAGACTGGGAAGACCAAACCTCTTGAGTTCAGAGTCCAGCAGCTGAAGAGCCTGCACCGCTTCATCACTGAGAGGAGGAAGGACATCGCAGATGCTGTCAAAAAGGACCTCGGCAAG AGTGAACATGGGACGGAGCTGTTTGAGACGCTGGGACTGGAGGGAGAGATCAACCTGGCTATACAGAAACTGGCAGAGTGGGCAGCTCCTCGGCCAGTAGAGAAGAACCTCCTCACCATAGCAGATGAGGTTTATGTGCAGCCGGAGCCTTTGGGAGTGGTGCTCATCATCGGGGCCTGGAACTACCCCTGGGCTGTTACCCTCCAGCCACTTGTTGGAGCGATTGCTGCTG GTAATGCAGCAGTAATAAAGCCGTCTGAGGTCAGCTCTCACTCTGCCAAGGTCATGGATGAACTTCTCCCTCACTATCTGGACAAA GATCTGTACCCAGTGGTGACAGGTGGAGTGTCAGAGACCCAGGAGTTGCTGAAGCAGAGATTTGaccacattttctacacaggaaacagcacagTGGGTAAATTGGTGATGGCGGCTGCAGCTCGCCATCTCACCCCAGTCACCCTGGAGCTGGGAGGAAAGAGCCCCTGCTacattgacaaaaactgtgACATAGCTGTTGCATGTCG TCGCATCACGTGGGGAAAGTTTGTCAACTGTGGTCAGACATGCATTGCTCCAGACTTTATCCTGTGTGAATCATCCATCCAGAGCCAAGTGGTAGAAGAGATCAAGAAGTGCATCAAG GAGTTTTACACGGATAATCCTGAAACCTTTGAGGATTACGGACGCATTATTAACCAGCGGCACTTTAAGAGGATCATGGCTCTTACGGAGGGGAGCACAGTTGCTGTTGGTGGAGACAGTGATGAATCCCAGTGCTACATAG CCCCCACTGTGCTAAAGGACGTGACAGGAAAATCCAAAGTGATGAAGGAGGAGATCTTTGGGCCACTGCTACCCATCATCACAGTGAACGGTGTAGACGAGGCCATTCAGTTTATTAATGAGAGAGAAAAACCTCTGGTTATATATATCTTCTCCCATGACAACAAG CTGATCAAAAGGATGATAGCTGAGACATCCAGTGGAGCTCTGCTGGCTAATGACTGTCTGGTACACTTTACTGTAAGTGCTCTGCCCTTTGGAGGAGTTG GTAACAGTGGTATGGGCTGTTACCACGGCCGGCACAGCTTTGACCAGCTTAGCCACCTGCGCAGCTGTCTGATCAAGCAGCTGAAGATGGAAGGAGTCAACAACATACGTTATCCCCCTCACACAGCCAAAAAGCTGGGCTGGACTCGATTCATTCTGCTCAAGCAGGTCAATGTGTGCAGGCTGCGGCGCATGGCACTGCTGGCCACGTTAACTGGCTTGGCCGCATTTGTGGTGCAGGTAAAAGAACTAAAATATACCACACCAGTCAAAAGAGGAATAAAAGGTTTTCTTTTGATATCGGCACTGTTATGTTTTACGCGTCTGTAG
- the LOC117260182 gene encoding aldehyde dehydrogenase, dimeric NADP-preferring-like produces the protein MERQVVQRAKEAFLSGRPRPLEFRLQQLNALQRMITEKETEISTALKQDINRSQYDTPLLELIGIENEIKLAIEKMAEWTAPRPVEKNLLTISDEVYIQPEPLGVVLIIGAWNYPWALTLLPLVGAIAAGNAAVVKPSELSEYSSLLLRALLPRYLDKDLYPVVTGGVSETQELLRLRFDHVFYTGSSAVGKVVMEAAARHLTPVTLELGGKSPCYIDKNCNIVVACRRITWGKFVNCGQTCIAPDYILCEPCIQGRVVESIRQTLLEFYGADPKCSPDYGRIINQRHFNRIMGLMEGYTTVVGGQSDASQRYIAPTVLKDVPPHSRLMQEEIFGPLLPIVTVSDMDDAIRFINEREKPLALYIFCSDKKATKRMINETTSGGVTVNDVMIHYTLSSLPFGGVGQSGMGRYHGKHTFDTLSHHRACLVRSLGMENVNLSRYPPQDRRRARRVRMALKSPLIDMSKRTLVWAVVATIIGFGLFITLLVILLIAAGLNCTCWYWRGFYN, from the exons ATGGAGAGGCAGGTGGTGCAGCGAGCCAAGGAGGCCTTCCTCAGTGGCAGGCCACGGCCTCTTGAGTTCAGACTGCAGCAGCTCAATGCCCTGCAGAGGATGATCACTGAGAAAGAGACTGAGATCTCCACTGCTCTAAAACAGGACATCAACAGG AGCCAGTATGACACACCACTCTTGGAGCTAATTGGCATTGAGAATGAGATCAAATTGGCCATCGAGAAAATGGCAGAGTGGACGGCTCCAAGGCCAGTTGAGAAGAACCTCCTCACCATATCAGATGAGGTTTATATCCAGCCGGAGCCTCTGGGAGTGGTGCTCATCATCGGGGCCTGGAACTATCCCTGGGCCCTCACTCTCCTGCCCCTGGTTGGAGCTATTGCTGCTG GCAATGCAGCTGTGGTGAAGCCGTCAGAGCTCAGTGAGTACTCGTCCCTCCTCCTCCGGGCTCTGCTGCCTCGCTATCTGGACAAG GATCTGTACCCAGTTGTAACAGGTGGAGTGTCAGagacacaggagctgctgaggcTCAGGTTTGACCACGTCTTCTACACAGGCAGCAGCGCAGTGGGTAAAGTAGTGATGGAGGCTGCAGCTCGCCACCTCACCCCAGTGACCCTGGAGCTGGGAGGGAAGAGCCCCTGCTacattgacaaaaactgtaaCATCGTAGTCGCCTGCCG TCGTATCACATGGGGGAAGTTTGTCAACTGTGGTCAGACATGCATCGCTCCAGACTACATCCTGTGTGAACCCTGCATCCAGGGCCGAGTGGTGGAAAGCATCCGACAAACTCTACTG GAATTTTATGGTGCTGATCCCAAGTGCTCGCCAGACTATGGCCGAATCATCAACCAGCGTCATTTCAACAGAATCATGGGTCTGATGGAGGGTTACACCACTGTGGTTGGAGGACAGAGTGATGCCTCACAGCGCTACATCG CCCCAACAGTGCTGAAGGATGTGCCCCCTCACTCCAGGCTGATGCAGGAGGAGATTTTTGGCCCCCTGCTGCCTATAGTAACTGTGAGTGATATGGATGATGCCATCCGCTTCATCAACGAGAGAGAGAAACCTCTGGCCCTCTACATCTTCTGCTCTGATAAGAAG GCAACAAAAAGGATGATTAATGAGACCACAAGTGGAGGAGTGACAGTCAATGACGTCATGATACACTACACACTCAGCTCACTCCCGTTTGGTGGTGTTG GTCAGAGTGGTATGGGCCGCTACCATGGTAAACACACCTTTGACACACTGAGCCACCACAGGGCGTGCCTGGTCCGCTCTCTGGGCATGGAGAATGTCAACCTGTCCCGCTACCCTCCTCAGGACCGGCGGCGGGCACGCAGGGTGCGGATGGCCCTCAAGTCACCTCTGATTGATATGTCCAAGAGGACGTTAGTCTGGGCCGTAGTTGCCACCATCATCGGCTTTGGCCTGTTCATCACTCTGCTGGTCATCCTGCTCATAGCTGCAGGTCTCAACTGTACCTGCTGGTACTGGAGAGGCTTTTATAACTAG
- the aldh3a2a gene encoding aldehyde dehydrogenase family 3 member A2a isoform X3: MSREQLAVQLARKSFQTGKTKPLEFRVQQLKSLHRFITERRKDIADAVKKDLGKSEHGTELFETLGLEGEINLAIQKLAEWAAPRPVEKNLLTIADEVYVQPEPLGVVLIIGAWNYPWAVTLQPLVGAIAAGNAAVIKPSEVSSHSAKVMDELLPHYLDKDLYPVVTGGVSETQELLKQRFDHIFYTGNSTVGKLVMAAAARHLTPVTLELGGKSPCYIDKNCDIAVACRRITWGKFVNCGQTCIAPDFILCESSIQSQVVEEIKKCIKEFYTDNPETFEDYGRIINQRHFKRIMALTEGSTVAVGGDSDESQCYIAPTVLKDVTGKSKVMKEEIFGPLLPIITVNGVDEAIQFINEREKPLVIYIFSHDNKLIKRMIAETSSGALLANDCLVHFTVSALPFGGVGNSGMGCYHGRHSFDQLSHLRSCLIKQLKMEGVNNIRYPPHTAKKLGWTRFILLKQVNVCRLRRMALLATLTGLAAFVVQVKELKYTTPVKRGIKGFLLISALLCFTRL, translated from the exons ATGTCCCGAGAACAGCTGGCTGTACAGTTGGCCAGGAAGTCCTTCCAGACTGGGAAGACCAAACCTCTTGAGTTCAGAGTCCAGCAGCTGAAGAGCCTGCACCGCTTCATCACTGAGAGGAGGAAGGACATCGCAGATGCTGTCAAAAAGGACCTCGGCAAG AGTGAACATGGGACGGAGCTGTTTGAGACGCTGGGACTGGAGGGAGAGATCAACCTGGCTATACAGAAACTGGCAGAGTGGGCAGCTCCTCGGCCAGTAGAGAAGAACCTCCTCACCATAGCAGATGAGGTTTATGTGCAGCCGGAGCCTTTGGGAGTGGTGCTCATCATCGGGGCCTGGAACTACCCCTGGGCTGTTACCCTCCAGCCACTTGTTGGAGCGATTGCTGCTG GTAATGCAGCAGTAATAAAGCCGTCTGAGGTCAGCTCTCACTCTGCCAAGGTCATGGATGAACTTCTCCCTCACTATCTGGACAAA GATCTGTACCCAGTGGTGACAGGTGGAGTGTCAGAGACCCAGGAGTTGCTGAAGCAGAGATTTGaccacattttctacacaggaaacagcacagTGGGTAAATTGGTGATGGCGGCTGCAGCTCGCCATCTCACCCCAGTCACCCTGGAGCTGGGAGGAAAGAGCCCCTGCTacattgacaaaaactgtgACATAGCTGTTGCATGTCG TCGCATCACGTGGGGAAAGTTTGTCAACTGTGGTCAGACATGCATTGCTCCAGACTTTATCCTGTGTGAATCATCCATCCAGAGCCAAGTGGTAGAAGAGATCAAGAAGTGCATCAAG GAGTTTTACACGGATAATCCTGAAACCTTTGAGGATTACGGACGCATTATTAACCAGCGGCACTTTAAGAGGATCATGGCTCTTACGGAGGGGAGCACAGTTGCTGTTGGTGGAGACAGTGATGAATCCCAGTGCTACATAG CCCCCACTGTGCTAAAGGACGTGACAGGAAAATCCAAAGTGATGAAGGAGGAGATCTTTGGGCCACTGCTACCCATCATCACAGTGAACGGTGTAGACGAGGCCATTCAGTTTATTAATGAGAGAGAAAAACCTCTGGTTATATATATCTTCTCCCATGACAACAAG CTGATCAAAAGGATGATAGCTGAGACATCCAGTGGAGCTCTGCTGGCTAATGACTGTCTGGTACACTTTACTGTAAGTGCTCTGCCCTTTGGAGGAGTTG GTAACAGTGGTATGGGCTGTTACCACGGCCGGCACAGCTTTGACCAGCTTAGCCACCTGCGCAGCTGTCTGATCAAGCAGCTGAAGATGGAAGGAGTCAACAACATACGTTATCCCCCTCACACAGCCAAAAAGCTGGGCTGGACTCGATTCATTCTGCTCAAGCAGGTCAATGTGTGCAGGCTGCGGCGCATGGCACTGCTGGCCACGTTAACTGGCTTGGCCGCATTTGTGGTGCAGGTAAAAGAACTAAAATATACCACACCAGTCAAAAGAGGAATAAAAGGTTTTCTTTTGATATCGGCACTGTTATGTTTTACGCGTCTGTAG
- the aldh3a2a gene encoding aldehyde dehydrogenase family 3 member A2a isoform X5, with product MDELLPHYLDKDLYPVVTGGVSETQELLKQRFDHIFYTGNSTVGKLVMAAAARHLTPVTLELGGKSPCYIDKNCDIAVACRRITWGKFVNCGQTCIAPDFILCESSIQSQVVEEIKKCIKEFYTDNPETFEDYGRIINQRHFKRIMALTEGSTVAVGGDSDESQCYIAPTVLKDVTGKSKVMKEEIFGPLLPIITVNGVDEAIQFINEREKPLVIYIFSHDNKLIKRMIAETSSGALLANDCLVHFTVSALPFGGVGNSGMGCYHGRHSFDQLSHLRSCLIKQLKMEGVNNIRYPPHTAKKLGWTRFILLKQVNVCRLRRMALLATLTGLAAFVVQVKELKYTTPVKRGIKGFLLISALLCFTRL from the exons ATGGATGAACTTCTCCCTCACTATCTGGACAAA GATCTGTACCCAGTGGTGACAGGTGGAGTGTCAGAGACCCAGGAGTTGCTGAAGCAGAGATTTGaccacattttctacacaggaaacagcacagTGGGTAAATTGGTGATGGCGGCTGCAGCTCGCCATCTCACCCCAGTCACCCTGGAGCTGGGAGGAAAGAGCCCCTGCTacattgacaaaaactgtgACATAGCTGTTGCATGTCG TCGCATCACGTGGGGAAAGTTTGTCAACTGTGGTCAGACATGCATTGCTCCAGACTTTATCCTGTGTGAATCATCCATCCAGAGCCAAGTGGTAGAAGAGATCAAGAAGTGCATCAAG GAGTTTTACACGGATAATCCTGAAACCTTTGAGGATTACGGACGCATTATTAACCAGCGGCACTTTAAGAGGATCATGGCTCTTACGGAGGGGAGCACAGTTGCTGTTGGTGGAGACAGTGATGAATCCCAGTGCTACATAG CCCCCACTGTGCTAAAGGACGTGACAGGAAAATCCAAAGTGATGAAGGAGGAGATCTTTGGGCCACTGCTACCCATCATCACAGTGAACGGTGTAGACGAGGCCATTCAGTTTATTAATGAGAGAGAAAAACCTCTGGTTATATATATCTTCTCCCATGACAACAAG CTGATCAAAAGGATGATAGCTGAGACATCCAGTGGAGCTCTGCTGGCTAATGACTGTCTGGTACACTTTACTGTAAGTGCTCTGCCCTTTGGAGGAGTTG GTAACAGTGGTATGGGCTGTTACCACGGCCGGCACAGCTTTGACCAGCTTAGCCACCTGCGCAGCTGTCTGATCAAGCAGCTGAAGATGGAAGGAGTCAACAACATACGTTATCCCCCTCACACAGCCAAAAAGCTGGGCTGGACTCGATTCATTCTGCTCAAGCAGGTCAATGTGTGCAGGCTGCGGCGCATGGCACTGCTGGCCACGTTAACTGGCTTGGCCGCATTTGTGGTGCAGGTAAAAGAACTAAAATATACCACACCAGTCAAAAGAGGAATAAAAGGTTTTCTTTTGATATCGGCACTGTTATGTTTTACGCGTCTGTAG
- the aldh3a2a gene encoding aldehyde dehydrogenase family 3 member A2a isoform X2, with translation MANPFRMSREQLAVQLARKSFQTGKTKPLEFRVQQLKSLHRFITERRKDIADAVKKDLGKSEHGTELFETLGLEGEINLAIQKLAEWAAPRPVEKNLLTIADEVYVQPEPLGVVLIIGAWNYPWAVTLQPLVGAIAAGNAAVIKPSEVSSHSAKVMDELLPHYLDKDLYPVVTGGVSETQELLKQRFDHIFYTGNSTVGKLVMAAAARHLTPVTLELGGKSPCYIDKNCDIAVACRRITWGKFVNCGQTCIAPDFILCESSIQSQVVEEIKKCIKEFYTDNPETFEDYGRIINQRHFKRIMALTEGSTVAVGGDSDESQCYIAPTVLKDVTGKSKVMKEEIFGPLLPIITVNGVDEAIQFINEREKPLVIYIFSHDNKLIKRMIAETSSGALLANDCLVHFTVSALPFGGVGNSGMGCYHGRHSFDQLSHLRSCLIKQLKMEGVNNIRYPPHTAKKLGWTRFILLKQVNVCRLRRMALLATLTGLAAFVVQVKELKYTTPVKRGIKGFLLISALLCFTRL, from the exons ATGGCGAATCCG TTTAGGATGTCCCGAGAACAGCTGGCTGTACAGTTGGCCAGGAAGTCCTTCCAGACTGGGAAGACCAAACCTCTTGAGTTCAGAGTCCAGCAGCTGAAGAGCCTGCACCGCTTCATCACTGAGAGGAGGAAGGACATCGCAGATGCTGTCAAAAAGGACCTCGGCAAG AGTGAACATGGGACGGAGCTGTTTGAGACGCTGGGACTGGAGGGAGAGATCAACCTGGCTATACAGAAACTGGCAGAGTGGGCAGCTCCTCGGCCAGTAGAGAAGAACCTCCTCACCATAGCAGATGAGGTTTATGTGCAGCCGGAGCCTTTGGGAGTGGTGCTCATCATCGGGGCCTGGAACTACCCCTGGGCTGTTACCCTCCAGCCACTTGTTGGAGCGATTGCTGCTG GTAATGCAGCAGTAATAAAGCCGTCTGAGGTCAGCTCTCACTCTGCCAAGGTCATGGATGAACTTCTCCCTCACTATCTGGACAAA GATCTGTACCCAGTGGTGACAGGTGGAGTGTCAGAGACCCAGGAGTTGCTGAAGCAGAGATTTGaccacattttctacacaggaaacagcacagTGGGTAAATTGGTGATGGCGGCTGCAGCTCGCCATCTCACCCCAGTCACCCTGGAGCTGGGAGGAAAGAGCCCCTGCTacattgacaaaaactgtgACATAGCTGTTGCATGTCG TCGCATCACGTGGGGAAAGTTTGTCAACTGTGGTCAGACATGCATTGCTCCAGACTTTATCCTGTGTGAATCATCCATCCAGAGCCAAGTGGTAGAAGAGATCAAGAAGTGCATCAAG GAGTTTTACACGGATAATCCTGAAACCTTTGAGGATTACGGACGCATTATTAACCAGCGGCACTTTAAGAGGATCATGGCTCTTACGGAGGGGAGCACAGTTGCTGTTGGTGGAGACAGTGATGAATCCCAGTGCTACATAG CCCCCACTGTGCTAAAGGACGTGACAGGAAAATCCAAAGTGATGAAGGAGGAGATCTTTGGGCCACTGCTACCCATCATCACAGTGAACGGTGTAGACGAGGCCATTCAGTTTATTAATGAGAGAGAAAAACCTCTGGTTATATATATCTTCTCCCATGACAACAAG CTGATCAAAAGGATGATAGCTGAGACATCCAGTGGAGCTCTGCTGGCTAATGACTGTCTGGTACACTTTACTGTAAGTGCTCTGCCCTTTGGAGGAGTTG GTAACAGTGGTATGGGCTGTTACCACGGCCGGCACAGCTTTGACCAGCTTAGCCACCTGCGCAGCTGTCTGATCAAGCAGCTGAAGATGGAAGGAGTCAACAACATACGTTATCCCCCTCACACAGCCAAAAAGCTGGGCTGGACTCGATTCATTCTGCTCAAGCAGGTCAATGTGTGCAGGCTGCGGCGCATGGCACTGCTGGCCACGTTAACTGGCTTGGCCGCATTTGTGGTGCAGGTAAAAGAACTAAAATATACCACACCAGTCAAAAGAGGAATAAAAGGTTTTCTTTTGATATCGGCACTGTTATGTTTTACGCGTCTGTAG
- the aldh3a2a gene encoding aldehyde dehydrogenase family 3 member A2a isoform X4 has translation MQSPSGLTGRIDERMSREQLAVQLARKSFQTGKTKPLEFRVQQLKSLHRFITERRKDIADAVKKDLGKSEHGTELFETLGLEGEINLAIQKLAEWAAPRPVEKNLLTIADEVYVQPEPLGVVLIIGAWNYPWAVTLQPLVGAIAAGNAAVIKPSEVSSHSAKVMDELLPHYLDKDLYPVVTGGVSETQELLKQRFDHIFYTGNSTVGKLVMAAAARHLTPVTLELGGKSPCYIDKNCDIAVACRRITWGKFVNCGQTCIAPDFILCESSIQSQVVEEIKKCIKEFYTDNPETFEDYGRIINQRHFKRIMALTEGSTVAVGGDSDESQCYIAPTVLKDVTGKSKVMKEEIFGPLLPIITVNGVDEAIQFINEREKPLVIYIFSHDNKLIKRMIAETSSGALLANDCLVHFTVSALPFGGVGNSGMGCYHGRHSFDQLSHLRSCLIKQLKMEGVNNIRYPPHTAKKLGWTRFILLKQVNVCRLRRMALLATLTGLAAFVVQRFLQ, from the exons ATGCAAAGCCCGTCTGGACTTACAGGAAGAATTGACGAAAG GATGTCCCGAGAACAGCTGGCTGTACAGTTGGCCAGGAAGTCCTTCCAGACTGGGAAGACCAAACCTCTTGAGTTCAGAGTCCAGCAGCTGAAGAGCCTGCACCGCTTCATCACTGAGAGGAGGAAGGACATCGCAGATGCTGTCAAAAAGGACCTCGGCAAG AGTGAACATGGGACGGAGCTGTTTGAGACGCTGGGACTGGAGGGAGAGATCAACCTGGCTATACAGAAACTGGCAGAGTGGGCAGCTCCTCGGCCAGTAGAGAAGAACCTCCTCACCATAGCAGATGAGGTTTATGTGCAGCCGGAGCCTTTGGGAGTGGTGCTCATCATCGGGGCCTGGAACTACCCCTGGGCTGTTACCCTCCAGCCACTTGTTGGAGCGATTGCTGCTG GTAATGCAGCAGTAATAAAGCCGTCTGAGGTCAGCTCTCACTCTGCCAAGGTCATGGATGAACTTCTCCCTCACTATCTGGACAAA GATCTGTACCCAGTGGTGACAGGTGGAGTGTCAGAGACCCAGGAGTTGCTGAAGCAGAGATTTGaccacattttctacacaggaaacagcacagTGGGTAAATTGGTGATGGCGGCTGCAGCTCGCCATCTCACCCCAGTCACCCTGGAGCTGGGAGGAAAGAGCCCCTGCTacattgacaaaaactgtgACATAGCTGTTGCATGTCG TCGCATCACGTGGGGAAAGTTTGTCAACTGTGGTCAGACATGCATTGCTCCAGACTTTATCCTGTGTGAATCATCCATCCAGAGCCAAGTGGTAGAAGAGATCAAGAAGTGCATCAAG GAGTTTTACACGGATAATCCTGAAACCTTTGAGGATTACGGACGCATTATTAACCAGCGGCACTTTAAGAGGATCATGGCTCTTACGGAGGGGAGCACAGTTGCTGTTGGTGGAGACAGTGATGAATCCCAGTGCTACATAG CCCCCACTGTGCTAAAGGACGTGACAGGAAAATCCAAAGTGATGAAGGAGGAGATCTTTGGGCCACTGCTACCCATCATCACAGTGAACGGTGTAGACGAGGCCATTCAGTTTATTAATGAGAGAGAAAAACCTCTGGTTATATATATCTTCTCCCATGACAACAAG CTGATCAAAAGGATGATAGCTGAGACATCCAGTGGAGCTCTGCTGGCTAATGACTGTCTGGTACACTTTACTGTAAGTGCTCTGCCCTTTGGAGGAGTTG GTAACAGTGGTATGGGCTGTTACCACGGCCGGCACAGCTTTGACCAGCTTAGCCACCTGCGCAGCTGTCTGATCAAGCAGCTGAAGATGGAAGGAGTCAACAACATACGTTATCCCCCTCACACAGCCAAAAAGCTGGGCTGGACTCGATTCATTCTGCTCAAGCAGGTCAATGTGTGCAGGCTGCGGCGCATGGCACTGCTGGCCACGTTAACTGGCTTGGCCGCATTTGTGGTGCAG agatTCCTGCAGTGA